In Streptococcus pneumoniae, the sequence TGTGAAGTATTCTGCAATCAAGGCGTCATAAGCCGCTGTGTGACGAAATACTTTGGCTGCTAAACGTTGGCGAGTTTCATAAGAGGTTTCGCCGTTTGCTGCCAATTCGTCCAAAACCACAGCGTAGTCAGCAGGATCTACCACAACTGTAACACTGGCATGATTTTTCGCTGCTGAACGAAGCATAGATGGCCCACCAATATCGATATTTTCAACTGCATCAGCATAAGTCACATCTGGTTTAAGGATAGTTTCCTTAAATGGGTAAAGGTTGACCACCACAAGGTCAATGAGCTCAATCTTGTTGTCCTTAGCCGCTTCCAAGTGGCTATCCAAGTCACGACGAGCGAGAAGCCCTCCGTGGATATTTGGGTGGAGGGTCTTCACACGACCGTCCATCATTTCTGGGAAACCAGTCACATCATCGATAGCAATGGTATCCACCCCAGCATTATCAAGGGCAACCTTAGTTCCACCTGTTGAGATAATCTCCCAACCAAGTTTTTTGAGTTCTTGGGCAAATTCAACAATGCCCGCTTTGTCTGAGACGCTGATTAAGACGCGTTTAGTCATTATATTCTCCTTTTTAATCATTAGTTAAACACCAATTAAATGCAGTAACAGTAAAACAAGATAAGCAAAACCAAGGCTAAGCATACCTAAGATATTGATCCATTTTCTAGTCTGTGATTTGAACACTCTTATAAAAATTTGATAAATCAGTAAGCCTACACAGACACCTAGCGTATTTAAAGTCAAATCCGTTATATCTGTTATACCTATTGCTAAAATATACTGTAAGCACTCAAACAATAAACTAATCAAGAAACCTGTCCCGACTATTCTTAAACTAGATAAATTAGTTTTTATCAAAGGGAAACAAACACCTAATGGAATAAAGGAAATCAGATTAAATAACATTTCAGCAAAAACAATTTTTCCATCGACTATTAGTGGTTCTGAAAATGGAATCCAATTGATATACCTTGGAGCTAAGAAAAATGCTATAAATTCAGGATTTGTTTCAAACTTAAATAAGATTCCCCAAGTTAATAACATCAGATAGACATAAAATACATATCGAGTTGTTTTTTTAGATTCTAACATTACAAATACCTCCGTTTGAAGCCGTCTTCAACAAACACTGACTCCAATTTAAAATCAAAGATATCATATGAATCATCAAAAAGTCAATCTGTAAATAGAGCCTTCACTACTTCCAGATACAACCTGTACTCTGCTTCATGGATGCGAGCTTCAAATCTGTCAATGGTATCATCAGCTAGTCGTGGCACACGAACCTGTTTGATGACCTGGCCTGTATCCACACCCGAATCCACCCAGTGAATGGTCACACCAGACTGACCCACGCCAGCATTCCAAGCATCCTCAATCCCATGAGCTCCTGGAAATTCTGGCAAGTAGGCTGGATGAATATTGACAATCCGACCTTCATAAGCCGACAATAAGGTTGGTCCAACGATTTTTATGTAGCCTGCTAGGCAAACCAAGTCAATCTGGTGTTCTTCCAAGAGTTCGACAAGGGCTGCTTCGTAGTCTGCCTTGCTCTCAAACTCCTTGAGTTCAAAAGCATAGGACAGAACGCCGAGCTGCTTTGCACGCTCAAGCACATAGGCATCACGATGGTCTGAAAAGACAAACTCCACTGGAAATTCTTCGGCAATCACCTGAAAATTTGAGCCATTACCAGAGGCAAAAACCGCTATTTTTTTCATTTGATAATGACACTTTCGTTTTCTTTCTTGACGATGCGACCAATTTCATAGACTGCTTCATCCAACAATTCTTTTACACGCTCTACATTTTCAGGGCTGACCGCCAACATAAGTCCCACACCCATATTGAAGATTTCAAACATTTCTTCGTGTTTAATCTGACCATATTTTTCAAGGGCTTTGAAAATTGGAAGCACTGGAACTTTGCTTTCATCAATTTCAGCAGCTAGGTCATCTGCAAACATACGAGGGACATTTTCGATAAAGCCACCACCTGTGATGTGGGCAATGCCGTTGACCAACTCTTCTTTGATGAGCGGCAAGACAGCCTTGACATAGATACGAGTCGGCTCAAGTAGAACTTCCTTAAGTTTCTTGCCTTCCAATTCTGGTAGGACTTCCTCACCTGTGTAATCCGCAAAGACACGACGAACCAAAGAGTAACCATTTGAGTGAATCCCACTTGAAGCAAGTCCGAGAAGAACATCTCCCTCTACCACCTTTGAACCGTCAATGATTTGAGATTTTTCAGCCACACCGACCGCAAAACCAGCCAAGTCATAGTCGTCTTCGCCGTACATGCCCGGCATTTCAGCCGTTTCCCCACCGATGAGGGCAGCACCAGCCTGCACACAACCTTCTGCCACACCAGCAACCACTTGTTCTAGCTTAGCTGGTTCATTCTTCCCTGTCGCTACGTAGTCGAGAAAATAGAGGGGTTCCGCACCTGCAGCAATGATGTCGTTGACACACATGGCCACACAGTCCTGCCCGATGGTATCGTGCTTGTCGTACTTGATAGCCAACATGAGCTTGGTTCCGACACCGTCAGTCCCTGAAATCAAGACGGGTTCTTTAACCCCAGTCTTGGAAAGATCAAACATACCACCAAAGCCACCAAGAGCTCCCATGACACCTGCACTCTCCGTACGGGCCACGTGCTTTTTAATCCGTTCAACAACTTCATAACCCGCTTCAACATCCACACCCGACTGGGCATATGCATTTTTATTTGTCATTTATTTTTTCCTTTTCTTTAATGGAGAATCTGTCGCCTACTTGTAAAAACTGGTCTTTTCTTCCAAACTTCTACGATAGTCTTCTTCGTAGTCATAGAGAGGCGTTGGGTAGTCACCGTCAAAGTAAGCGACACAGAGACCACCGTTCGGCGCATCTGTTTCGATACCAATCGACTCAATCAAGCCATCAATTGAAAGATAAGTCAGACTGTCCGCACCAATGATTTGGCGAGTTTCTTCGACCGTATGATTGGCTGCAATCAGCTCCTGACGGGTCTGGATATCAATCCCGTAGAAACATGGATACGCTAGTGCAGGACTTCCAATGGCAACGTGAACCTCAGTCGCACCCGCTTCTTTCAAGAGCTGAACGATACGACGAGAGGTTGTTCCACGTACAATGGAATCATCCACCATGACCACACGTTTGCCTTTGACAACACCCGAAACAGCAGACAGTTTCATCCGCACTCCTTGCTCCCGCAATTCTTGAGTCGGTTGGATAAAAGTTCGCTGGGTGTATTGGTTTTTGATCAGACCCATTTCATTTGGTAAGCCTGATTCTTCCGCAAATCCCATAGCCGCGCTTAGGGAAGAATTGGGCACACCAACTACAATATCTGCCTCATGCTTAAATTCTCGCGCCAATTGCGCTCCCATTCTCTTACGTGCCGTATGGACATTGACACCGTGGATATTAGAATCAGGGCGGGCAAAGTAGATATACTCCATAGAACAAATCGCCAACTGGGTATCATCTGTATAGCTGTCATACTGAATGCCCTCGTCATCAATGATCACAATCTCACCTGGCTTCAAATCACAAATCCACTCGGCACCAATGACCTCAAAAGCACAGGTTTCAGAGGAAACAACCACCGCTCCGTTGGCCATTTTCCCGATAGAAAGCGGACGAAAGCCATTAGGGTCAAGAGCCGCAATCAACTTGTCCTCAAACAGCAAGATATAGGCAAAACCACCTTTGACAAGGCTGAGCGCTTCCTTGATTTTGCCCATCAGGCTAGGATTATGACTGCGACGAATGAGGTGAGCCAAGATTTCAGAGTCCGAAGTCGCGCTGAAAATTGC encodes:
- a CDS encoding VanZ family protein is translated as MLESKKTTRYVFYVYLMLLTWGILFKFETNPEFIAFFLAPRYINWIPFSEPLIVDGKIVFAEMLFNLISFIPLGVCFPLIKTNLSSLRIVGTGFLISLLFECLQYILAIGITDITDLTLNTLGVCVGLLIYQIFIRVFKSQTRKWINILGMLSLGFAYLVLLLLHLIGV
- the purN gene encoding phosphoribosylglycinamide formyltransferase; amino-acid sequence: MKKIAVFASGNGSNFQVIAEEFPVEFVFSDHRDAYVLERAKQLGVLSYAFELKEFESKADYEAALVELLEEHQIDLVCLAGYIKIVGPTLLSAYEGRIVNIHPAYLPEFPGAHGIEDAWNAGVGQSGVTIHWVDSGVDTGQVIKQVRVPRLADDTIDRFEARIHEAEYRLYLEVVKALFTD
- the purF gene encoding amidophosphoribosyltransferase; translation: MTYEVKSLNEECGVFGIWGHPDAAKLTYFGLHSLQHRGQEGAGILSNDQGQLKRHRDMGLLSEVFRNPSNLDKLTGAGAIGHVRYATAGEASVDNIQPFLFRFHDMQFGLAHNGNLTNAASLKKELEQRGAIFSATSDSEILAHLIRRSHNPSLMGKIKEALSLVKGGFAYILLFEDKLIAALDPNGFRPLSIGKMANGAVVVSSETCAFEVIGAEWICDLKPGEIVIIDDEGIQYDSYTDDTQLAICSMEYIYFARPDSNIHGVNVHTARKRMGAQLAREFKHEADIVVGVPNSSLSAAMGFAEESGLPNEMGLIKNQYTQRTFIQPTQELREQGVRMKLSAVSGVVKGKRVVMVDDSIVRGTTSRRIVQLLKEAGATEVHVAIGSPALAYPCFYGIDIQTRQELIAANHTVEETRQIIGADSLTYLSIDGLIESIGIETDAPNGGLCVAYFDGDYPTPLYDYEEDYRRSLEEKTSFYK
- the purM gene encoding phosphoribosylformylglycinamidine cyclo-ligase; the protein is MTNKNAYAQSGVDVEAGYEVVERIKKHVARTESAGVMGALGGFGGMFDLSKTGVKEPVLISGTDGVGTKLMLAIKYDKHDTIGQDCVAMCVNDIIAAGAEPLYFLDYVATGKNEPAKLEQVVAGVAEGCVQAGAALIGGETAEMPGMYGEDDYDLAGFAVGVAEKSQIIDGSKVVEGDVLLGLASSGIHSNGYSLVRRVFADYTGEEVLPELEGKKLKEVLLEPTRIYVKAVLPLIKEELVNGIAHITGGGFIENVPRMFADDLAAEIDESKVPVLPIFKALEKYGQIKHEEMFEIFNMGVGLMLAVSPENVERVKELLDEAVYEIGRIVKKENESVIIK